The region GGCGGCGGCGCTGAGGCGTCACCGTATCTGGCTGAGGCGGTTTCGCGCCGAAATTGCTCAATCTAAGCAATTGCGCGTACTGTGCATCTGTATCAATTCTGTTATTATTTCTTCTGAATGATAGCCGCAAGGTGGTCGTTCCCTGCTTTTCCTCCCTGAGCAGGAGCCTTAGCGTCATGACAGCGATAGGGCTTTCTCACCCCGGCCTTGAGCCGGGGTTTTTTTTGCCCGCGCTTTTGCCGGCGCGATGGGCCGCCCGCTCGATCAAGCCCAGTTGATCCCGCCCCGCATAATGGCGCCATGCTCTGGATCAAAGCCTTTCATATCGTCTTCGTGGCCAGCTGGTTTGCCGGCTTGTTTTATCTGCCACGATTGTTCGTCAACCTGGCCATGGTGCCCACAGACAGCCACGCCGAGCGCGAACGCCTGCTGTTGATGGCGCACAAGCTCTATCGCTTTTGCACGCTGCTGATGTTGCCCGCCCTGGCCCTGGGCCTGCTGCTGTGGCTTTACTACGGCATCGGCCGTGGCCCGGGTAATGGCTGGATGCATGCCAAGCTGGCGCTGGTGCTGGCCGTGGGCGGCTACCACCATGCTTGCGGGCGCATCTTGCGCAGCTTTGAAACGCTCAGCAATCGGCGCAGCCATCGCTGGTTCCGGGTCTTCAACGAAGTCACGGTTCTGCTCTTCATCGCCATCGTGGTTTTGGTGGTGGTCAAGCCCTTCTGAGCGCCCAAACCATGGTGCGCCGGCAAAGTTCCGCCACCTGGCTGCTGCTGGCCTATCTGGCCTTGGTGGTCTATGCCAGCCTTTACCCGTTCTGGCCCTGGACCTGGCCGCCGGGCATGGCGCTGCCCGATCTGATCGGCCTGCCTTGGCCGCGCTATTTCGGCACGTTCGACATGCAGGCCAATGCGCTGGGCTATCTGCCCCTGGGCCTGCTGTCTTTTGCCGCGGCGCTGCGCAGTGGCTGGGGTTTGCGCG is a window of Paucibacter sp. KCTC 42545 DNA encoding:
- a CDS encoding CopD family protein yields the protein MLWIKAFHIVFVASWFAGLFYLPRLFVNLAMVPTDSHAERERLLLMAHKLYRFCTLLMLPALALGLLLWLYYGIGRGPGNGWMHAKLALVLAVGGYHHACGRILRSFETLSNRRSHRWFRVFNEVTVLLFIAIVVLVVVKPF